A single window of Parabacteroides sp. FAFU027 DNA harbors:
- the eno gene encoding phosphopyruvate hydratase — MKIAKIVGREILDSRGNPTVEVDVILESGIVGRAGVPSGASTGENEALELRDGDKKRYLGKGVLKAVENINTVIAPALAGMSALQQTDIDAKLLDLDGTKTKSNLGANALLGVSLAVAKAAANYLDIPLYRYIGGTNTVVLPVPMMNIINGGSHSDAPIAFQEFMIRPVGAKSFREGLRMGAEVFHSLKKVLHDRNLSTAVGDEGGFAPALDGTEDALNSIILAIKNAGYKPGRKEDGGDVSIALDCASSEFYKDGIYNYAKFEGAEGAKRTSAEQVEFLASLVEKFPIDSIEDGMCENDWDGWVALTQKLGDKCQLVGDDLFVTNVEYLKKGIELGAANSILIKVNQIGTLTETLDAIEMAHRAGYTSVTSHRSGETEDATIADIAVATNSGQIKTGSLSRSDRMAKYNQLLRIEEELGARAVYGYAKVK, encoded by the coding sequence ATGAAAATCGCAAAAATCGTTGGACGTGAAATTTTGGACTCTCGCGGTAACCCAACCGTAGAGGTTGATGTAATTTTGGAATCAGGTATCGTTGGCCGTGCAGGTGTACCTTCTGGTGCTTCTACAGGTGAAAACGAAGCTCTTGAGCTTCGTGACGGTGACAAAAAACGTTACCTGGGTAAAGGTGTTTTGAAAGCTGTTGAAAACATCAACACTGTAATCGCACCTGCATTGGCTGGTATGAGCGCATTGCAACAAACTGACATCGACGCTAAATTGCTCGATCTTGACGGTACTAAAACTAAATCTAACTTAGGTGCTAACGCATTGTTAGGTGTTTCTTTGGCTGTTGCTAAAGCGGCTGCTAACTACCTCGATATCCCATTGTACCGTTACATCGGCGGAACTAACACTGTAGTTCTTCCGGTTCCTATGATGAACATCATCAACGGTGGTTCTCACTCTGACGCTCCTATCGCATTCCAGGAATTCATGATTCGCCCTGTAGGTGCTAAATCATTCCGTGAAGGTCTTCGTATGGGTGCTGAGGTATTCCACTCATTGAAAAAAGTACTTCACGACCGTAACCTGAGCACTGCTGTAGGTGACGAAGGTGGTTTCGCTCCTGCATTGGACGGTACTGAAGATGCATTGAACAGCATCATCCTGGCCATCAAAAACGCTGGTTACAAACCAGGTCGTAAAGAAGATGGCGGTGATGTATCTATCGCTCTTGACTGTGCTTCTTCTGAGTTCTACAAAGACGGTATCTACAACTACGCTAAATTCGAAGGCGCTGAAGGTGCAAAACGTACTTCTGCAGAGCAAGTAGAATTCCTTGCTTCTTTGGTTGAAAAATTCCCTATCGACTCTATCGAAGACGGTATGTGCGAAAACGACTGGGACGGATGGGTTGCATTGACTCAGAAATTGGGTGACAAATGTCAATTGGTTGGTGACGACTTGTTCGTAACTAACGTTGAGTACCTGAAAAAAGGTATCGAGCTTGGCGCTGCTAACTCAATCCTGATCAAAGTTAACCAAATCGGTACTTTGACTGAAACTTTGGACGCTATCGAAATGGCTCACCGTGCTGGTTACACTTCAGTAACTTCTCACCGTTCAGGTGAAACTGAAGATGCTACTATCGCAGACATCGCTGTAGCTACAAACTCTGGTCAAATCAAAACCGGTTCTTTGAGCCGTTCTGACCGTATGGCTAAATACAACCAATTGCTTCGCATCGAAGAAGAATTGGGCGCTCGCGCAGTATATGGCTACGCTAAAGTAAAATAA
- a CDS encoding (4Fe-4S)-binding protein, whose amino-acid sequence MNMKKYYSNGEITVVWQPSLCVHSGMCLNGLPSVFNNGNSPWINPQGATTAEIIKQVEACPSGALKWHRNEEFYHG is encoded by the coding sequence ATGAACATGAAAAAGTATTACTCAAACGGAGAAATTACCGTTGTCTGGCAACCCAGCCTCTGCGTTCACTCCGGAATGTGTCTGAACGGCCTTCCATCCGTTTTCAATAATGGGAATTCACCCTGGATAAATCCACAAGGAGCCACTACCGCCGAAATCATCAAACAGGTAGAAGCCTGCCCTTCAGGCGCACTGAAGTGGCATCGAAATGAAGAATTTTACCACGGCTAA